In the genome of Paenibacillus pabuli, the window CGCGAATGACGTTGTTGTTGAAAATCTGTCGGATGATCATATATTGGTTCACCTCAATAACTCGTAATAATAACAAAAAACCCAAACAAAGGCTTATTAGACAGCCTTTTGTTTGGGTATCGCCTGTTTACCAGTAACAATCCCGAAGAAGCCGCAGCCTCCTCTTTCAATTATGTTCACTATACCGCTTTCATAACAGAATAACAATACAATGATTTATGGAAATGAACGTAAAGACGTCAATTTTTGTTATAATAAGAAGTGCTGGAAGTGAATAATATGGGCTGGGTTGCATAACAAGTTACCGAGGACGGTCATTTTTAAGCATATACAGGATTATTGGAGTGATAACATGAGCAAAGCAAAAGGAAAAGGCGGTACCGGCCGTGGTACTGGAAAAAAAGGCTGGAACCGTTGGCAAGCCGCAGCTAACCGAGCGAAAAGTGCCCCAAAGCCTTATAAAAGTAAAGGCACAAAGAATAAAACCGATGCTGAAACGCCAAGTGACAAGTCCGTGTAAATGGGCACGAGATAAGTTGGAGAAGAGATCTGACCTGGAATAGGGCAGCTCTCTTTTTTTTGGTTTGATGCTTTAAGAATATTATGTTTAACACAGCCTAATATGTGATATCCAAATTACCGATATAAATGGTAAATCACCCCTAGGAAGTGTCGACATACTACCTAAAACAAAGGAGATTTGTCATTGTCCAATAAAAGTATGATACACACAATTACTTTTTTTATGGTTGTTACGCTTACTGCGTGCAGTTCTTCGTCGGGTGTTCCCGATACTCCTGCGGTCTTCAAATCCATATCTTCGGAAAAGATGGTTAATGAAACACCTGTAACATTGTTTTCTAAGAACAAGGAAGTGGAGATAACCCTCCCTTCGGATTGGAAGGTTTCAACAGAACTTACTAATCCATCACTATTGAAGTTATCGCCAGTGGATCGAACGAAGTCCATCCGAAT includes:
- a CDS encoding DUF3934 family protein — protein: MSKAKGKGGTGRGTGKKGWNRWQAAANRAKSAPKPYKSKGTKNKTDAETPSDKSV